A stretch of Aedes aegypti strain LVP_AGWG chromosome 2, AaegL5.0 Primary Assembly, whole genome shotgun sequence DNA encodes these proteins:
- the LOC110677250 gene encoding zinc finger protein 239 codes for MPASCCIPDCDLKYAHAEDVSYHKFPLKKPELLEKWIQFTGRGPDWIPTKWSAVCSRHFKPTDFKDCVYRKNLISTAVPSLRIKCQTPIAAYIEQPKTDEAKECVKSVLEQSTILQADVPQHSDSNDQIDTDHEDLYAGEDPNLLDITCRLCGIVFSKWCQGLLVDYRVHFAVIMKCLPFMNLEISYFPSKICGHCLRMINGFSLFYDNVVKAQSDLELKYNGRNNQEQETFQAPEEPPRLKIKQEPLMNIKEEAVDPSSRAKEVHAEPPENTLIIKNPNVTNDKNKILLFNNQNYDGQQSKQFRESKNCEILEIVNLYPPIVDITSATIREVQPYEIMLPSISNTGFHQQSAPQLINLKTEDTAEPYEDYEDYSGYYQDYQCGLFTLEEHSYSKLPIQADDNKDEIFPHPPEPDEPISFGDSATIRVIHVELPPDQSQHPLPPILKHSCQSCNRKFSSHLKLVKHRTFSCNIRQTVHFKCIFCSRKFPTRIQQQVHLTFCWKRLQRRKLLSRKADLAKESRKTESSQANKAQSTSNRKNGKARRHDCTMCERTYSRSSNLKRHLASHRPVEQWNHKCGICQKIFDKLFDLKKHFQLAKCRIESKTDPEERSEETGPELVGDATRLLYVCSTCNKQFKSYNSLKVHESIHTGLKSFVCDTCGKRFGGQMNLIQHRLTHVDTRQYRCKLCPKVFKRSGGLGQHVKSFHMKIKPYQCPVCRRDFALKADMTRCRHSRLKDFG; via the exons gaaaaatctCATCAGCACAGCAGTTCCTTCACTTCGGATAAAATGCCAAACTCCGATTGCTGCCTACATTGAACAGCCGAAGACTGATGAGGCGAAGGAATGCGTTAAAAGTGTCCTCGAACAGTCGACGATCCTTCAGGCTGATGTTCCACAGCATTCGGATTCGAATGATCAGATAGACACAGACCACGAAGATCTATATGCAGGGGAAGATCCAAACTTGTTGGACATAACTTGTAGACTATGCGGCATTGTATTCAGCAAATGGTGCCAAGGATTGCTGGTGGATTATCGCGTACATTTTGCGGTCATTATGAAATGCCTTCCGTTCATGAACTTGGAAATAAGCTACTTTCCTTCTAAAATATGCGGCCACTGTTTGAGGATGATCAATGGGTTTTCGTTGTTCTACGATAATGTGGTAAAAGCTCAAAGTGATTTGGAACTCAAGTACAATGGGAGGAACAATCAAGAGCAGGAAACATTTCAAGCTCCCGAAGAGCCCCCAAGACTGAAAATCAAGCAAGAACCGTTGATGAACATCAAGGAAGAAGCTGTAGATCCAAGTTCCAGGGCGAAAGAAGTTCATGCGGAACCTCCAGAAAACACGCTGATCATCAAGAACCCCAACGTTACGAATGACAAGAACAAAATTCTCTTGTTCAATAATCAAAATTATGATGGCCAGCAATCGAAACAGTTTCGTGAATCGAAGAACTGTGAAATCTTAGAAATTGTGAACTTGTATCCCCCTATCGTAGACATTACGAGTGCCACCATAAGGGAAGTTCAGCCGTACGAGATAATGTTGCCTTCAATTTCGAACACGGGATTCCATCAGCAATCCGCTCCGCAACTCATCAATCTGAAGACGGAGGACACTGCAGAGCCTTACGAAGATTACGAAGACTATTCGGGCTACTATCAAGACTATCAGTGTGGATTGTTCACCTTGGAAGAACATAGCTACTCCAAGCTTCCCATACAGGCAGACGACAATAAGGATGAGATCTTTCCTCATCCTCCGGAACCAGACGAGCCCATTAGCTTCGGTGATTCGGCCACAATTAGAGTGATCCACGTGGAACTACCGCCCGACCAATCGCAACATCCGCTTCCACCGATACTAAAGCATTCTTGCCAATCATGCAACCGAAAATTTTCATCCCATTTAAAACTTGTCAAGCATCGTACTTTCTCTTGCAACATTCGACAAACTGTccatttcaaatgcatattcTGCTCACGGAAATTCCCTACTCGCATACAACAGCAGGTTCATCTTACGTTTTGCTGGAAACGGCTTCAACGAAGAAAACTGTTATCAAGAAAGGCAGACCTCGCAAAGGAATCCCGCAAAACAGAGTCCTCACAGGCCAACAAAGCGCAATCGACCTCGAATCGCAAAAACGGCAAAGCTCGTCGCCACGATTGTACGATGTGCGAGCGGACTTATTCGAGATCTTCGAACCTGAAGCGACACTTGGCCAGCCACCGGCCGGTGGAACAGTGGAACCACAAATGCGGCATTTGTCAGAAAATCTTCGATAAGCTGTTCGATCTGAAGAAGCACTTCCAGCTGGCGAAGTGTCGAATCGAGAGCAAGACTGACCCGGAAGAAAGGTCTGAGGAAACTGGGCCTGAATTGGTGGGGGATGCCACTCGGTTACTCTACGTATGTTCCACGTGCAATAAACAGTTCAAATCGTACAATAGCTTGAAGGTGCACGAGAGTATTCACACAG GTCTCAAAAGCTTCGTCTGTGATACGTGTGGCAAGCGGTTTGGAGGGCAAATGAATCTCATCCAGCATCGGCTGACGCACGTGGATACAAGGCAGTACCGTTGCAAGTTATGCCCGAAG GTTTTCAAACGGAGCGGTGGCCTCGGCCAGCATGTGAAGTCGTTCCACATGAAAATCAAACCGTACCAGTGTCCTGTTTGCAGGAGAGACTTTGCACTGAAGGCGGACATGACGAGGTGTCGGCATTCGAGGTTGAAAGATTTTGGATGA